In Abditibacteriaceae bacterium, one DNA window encodes the following:
- a CDS encoding glycoside hydrolase family 2 TIM barrel-domain containing protein, which translates to MKLTYKRCLMAAMTLSTFGIGSMAQAQNGDLVWLEAENTASTNLKLNPTVGGTQEFLSEGKWVNVSIDANKVAAELPADGGLISYKFDLKSNGKHQIWNRVGFEFVRSPFEWRVDGGAWTKSSPDDLTTDLMPLAFWTEVAWLKLGEVDLKAGAHTLDIRIPQTKNEKGEVQRVVYASDAVVIASGEFRPDGPNKPGSYVQTALDKDAAQKVFTLPAAAESARSSVSLEGNWEVTRADEQQIKAVAVPMESPSQSTTGARWTGIAVPSDKNVSRPDLQMAHRLWYRTRVNVPANQVGRSFFIHFPMNSLNTTVYVNGQLCGFNNNPFAPFQIDVSKAIKAGDNEVTVGIRDAWYGRTFNPKSPAKLRRTFNIPLSYFGQGFQDMDYPIWNNPNSGILEIPTFHSVGKVYTRDVFVKPSVANKQLNAEITVTNPTGAAASGEIQWAAIDDKTGAVAKTFASKPFTVAANADVTLEISDAWADPKLWWPDTPNMYRLRTTVMLNGAAVDTNETSFGFREWSSSGIKYLLNGVDWPQWADLSPGGKTIEEAVADYHAKHQRTIRIMNPGQGAGQTRNWGLPQKQMFDYFDRHGVTVRRNSLLDGQVIGYMHNENDPEIREAQGGSAIKVKLMDNFRDQYAQLIRAERNHPSINVWNIDNEFLYINLINLLGNGAQMDEYERKFAEIYSHWAKVDPTRFYTTGGGGALKAQVLPTHGNHYVFDPKNTRYPNLAYEMNPEGGARDRWFWDMKRPRFMSEDFFATGINPADYAQWAGEDMFLSKDAARPGGNFVFNMLMQGYRWSGQGAWHLWVGSDIINNWNSMKPRAVFVREYDWTFGSGQKIDRTFGIFNDTQYAEPISFTRTVMVGGKQASTKTTVHKVEAGGELKFAEALTLPAVATRTDGQLIVALSVGGKEVFRDTKLFSVLAPVKAAVAATKPAATRTSMQVETRAHAQVKPALASVYVYDPQGKVAPFLKANGTAFTAVTSLAALPTGGRVLIVGTDALSESDSTSTALAAWAATGRSVIVLDQKHPLRYQALTAEISTVSSSATEGVQTNGQVAFPEDLNHPSMTNLRGNDFRGWGKDGEVYRNAYLKPARGARSLVQVGPRLEQSALIEIPTGKGLMILSQLDMGDKLGSSAVAQQLLSNLLGYASTYKQEFRQVALVASSADLTKAADAAGLQYTTSGDALAAISDAKIKLAIISATPANLKQLTGNMAKVNAFMQRGGYIVWHGLTPEGLEDYNKLVGANHMIRPMRRERVQFSTPRNPLMAGLTLGDVVMLSGERIFGWVSDEYVAGDIFSHLVDYDEAAPFGTTDNFLYNNAVNGFVGSDGWKQINDFPMPKNGPATLAFTLSKPQTITEFVWDASVNYNATTKVGLVVDGKTQTWDVPANGDAQTLKLNPPLTGTKIELQLLDSEKRPDKRNGDGNYIVGIDNIYLKTERPAEFYQKVKPMLNVGGMMHYPRGEGGMVLMNILFKDTEAVPINVQKKRTIFATVLRNLQAPFAGGKTIIAGAGLNYTPVDFGTFSQKLTQFRTERGWYGDNNRTFNALPRGEQNFAGVKFNVWDFPTSPVPTAIMLGGNGIPNNPPQEVKDIPIGKKADALFFLHTARIDQRRNNDELRDNKKFEMARYIINYADGQSVTVPVYSEIDIEHYRQETPKVIPGAQLAWTSKYEGSNESAVAYSKQWNNPRPDVEIKSIDMTYGADKRGVPVLLAITAATAGK; encoded by the coding sequence ATGAAACTCACGTATAAGCGATGTTTAATGGCCGCCATGACGCTTTCCACTTTTGGAATCGGCTCGATGGCTCAAGCCCAGAACGGCGACTTGGTCTGGCTCGAAGCGGAAAACACCGCTTCGACCAACCTGAAACTCAACCCCACCGTCGGAGGCACCCAAGAGTTCTTGTCGGAAGGCAAGTGGGTCAACGTCAGCATCGACGCCAATAAAGTTGCTGCGGAACTGCCCGCAGATGGTGGCTTGATTTCTTACAAGTTCGACCTCAAAAGCAACGGCAAACACCAGATTTGGAACCGCGTCGGTTTTGAATTTGTGCGGTCGCCGTTTGAGTGGCGCGTTGATGGCGGAGCGTGGACAAAGTCTTCGCCCGACGACCTGACCACCGATTTGATGCCGCTCGCGTTCTGGACAGAAGTCGCGTGGCTCAAGCTGGGCGAAGTCGATCTGAAAGCAGGCGCTCATACGCTCGATATTCGCATCCCTCAAACCAAAAACGAGAAAGGCGAAGTACAGCGCGTGGTCTATGCCAGCGACGCCGTTGTGATTGCGTCAGGCGAGTTTCGTCCCGATGGGCCAAACAAGCCAGGAAGCTATGTGCAGACGGCGCTGGACAAAGATGCTGCGCAGAAAGTGTTCACCTTGCCCGCAGCCGCGGAGAGTGCGCGTTCTTCGGTTTCGCTCGAAGGCAACTGGGAAGTGACGCGCGCCGATGAGCAGCAAATCAAGGCGGTTGCGGTTCCGATGGAATCGCCCTCACAATCGACCACTGGCGCCAGGTGGACCGGCATTGCTGTTCCGTCCGACAAGAACGTTTCGCGCCCCGATTTGCAGATGGCGCATCGTCTCTGGTATCGCACACGGGTAAATGTTCCAGCCAATCAGGTTGGACGCTCGTTCTTCATCCACTTTCCGATGAACAGCCTGAACACGACCGTTTACGTCAACGGGCAGTTGTGTGGCTTCAATAACAACCCGTTCGCACCGTTCCAGATCGATGTCTCCAAAGCGATCAAAGCGGGCGACAACGAAGTGACGGTTGGCATCCGCGATGCGTGGTATGGCCGCACCTTCAACCCGAAAAGTCCGGCCAAGTTGCGCCGCACTTTCAACATTCCGCTTTCGTATTTCGGGCAGGGTTTTCAGGACATGGATTACCCGATCTGGAATAATCCGAACTCGGGAATTTTGGAAATTCCTACCTTTCATTCGGTCGGTAAGGTCTACACCCGCGATGTGTTTGTTAAGCCATCGGTGGCTAACAAACAGCTAAACGCCGAAATCACCGTGACGAATCCGACGGGCGCTGCTGCATCCGGTGAAATCCAATGGGCGGCGATTGATGACAAGACCGGCGCGGTCGCGAAAACATTTGCGTCTAAACCATTTACGGTTGCGGCTAATGCGGATGTGACGCTTGAAATCAGCGATGCCTGGGCCGATCCGAAATTGTGGTGGCCCGACACGCCGAATATGTATCGCCTTCGCACCACGGTGATGCTGAACGGCGCAGCGGTAGATACCAACGAGACTTCGTTTGGTTTCCGCGAATGGAGTTCGAGCGGTATCAAGTATTTGCTGAACGGTGTGGATTGGCCGCAATGGGCCGACCTGTCGCCAGGTGGGAAGACGATTGAAGAAGCTGTCGCGGATTACCACGCGAAGCATCAGCGTACCATTCGCATTATGAATCCGGGGCAGGGTGCCGGACAAACGCGCAACTGGGGCTTGCCGCAGAAGCAAATGTTCGATTATTTCGACCGCCACGGCGTAACGGTGCGGCGCAACAGTTTGCTTGATGGTCAAGTCATCGGCTACATGCACAACGAGAACGACCCGGAAATCAGGGAAGCGCAGGGCGGCAGTGCGATCAAAGTTAAGTTGATGGACAATTTTCGTGACCAGTATGCTCAGCTCATTCGGGCCGAACGAAATCACCCGTCCATCAATGTGTGGAACATTGACAACGAGTTCCTTTATATCAACCTCATCAACCTGCTGGGCAACGGCGCGCAGATGGACGAATACGAGCGCAAGTTCGCCGAGATCTATAGCCATTGGGCGAAGGTTGACCCGACACGCTTCTATACGACCGGCGGCGGTGGCGCGCTGAAAGCGCAGGTTCTCCCGACTCACGGCAACCATTACGTCTTCGACCCGAAGAACACGCGTTACCCGAATCTGGCCTATGAAATGAACCCCGAAGGTGGCGCCCGCGACCGCTGGTTCTGGGACATGAAGCGCCCACGTTTCATGAGCGAAGACTTCTTTGCCACCGGCATCAACCCCGCCGATTACGCGCAGTGGGCCGGCGAAGACATGTTCTTGAGCAAAGACGCCGCGCGTCCTGGTGGAAACTTTGTTTTCAACATGCTGATGCAGGGCTACCGTTGGTCTGGTCAGGGCGCATGGCATTTGTGGGTTGGGAGCGACATTATCAACAACTGGAATTCCATGAAGCCTCGCGCCGTCTTTGTGCGCGAATACGACTGGACGTTCGGATCTGGCCAGAAAATCGACCGTACTTTCGGCATCTTCAACGACACGCAATACGCAGAGCCAATCAGCTTCACGCGCACCGTGATGGTAGGTGGCAAACAGGCCTCGACAAAAACCACAGTTCATAAGGTCGAAGCGGGCGGCGAACTGAAATTTGCGGAAGCTCTCACCTTGCCAGCCGTTGCAACGCGCACCGACGGACAGTTGATTGTGGCGCTGAGTGTTGGCGGCAAAGAAGTCTTCCGCGATACCAAGCTGTTTTCGGTTCTGGCTCCGGTGAAGGCCGCAGTTGCAGCAACTAAGCCTGCTGCAACGCGAACATCAATGCAGGTCGAAACCCGCGCCCACGCGCAGGTTAAACCAGCTCTGGCGTCGGTTTACGTTTACGACCCGCAGGGCAAAGTCGCGCCTTTCCTCAAGGCGAATGGCACAGCTTTCACCGCCGTCACCTCGCTGGCAGCATTGCCAACTGGCGGACGGGTGCTCATCGTTGGAACGGATGCGCTTTCCGAATCCGACAGCACCTCGACCGCTCTGGCTGCGTGGGCCGCAACGGGACGCAGCGTGATCGTTCTCGATCAAAAGCACCCGCTGCGCTATCAGGCTTTGACAGCCGAAATCAGCACCGTCTCCAGCAGTGCAACCGAAGGCGTGCAAACCAACGGACAGGTTGCCTTCCCCGAAGATTTGAACCATCCGTCGATGACTAACCTGCGCGGCAACGACTTCCGTGGCTGGGGCAAAGACGGCGAGGTTTATCGCAACGCTTATCTCAAGCCAGCGCGCGGTGCGCGTTCTCTGGTTCAGGTCGGGCCACGTTTGGAACAGTCGGCACTGATTGAAATCCCAACCGGCAAAGGCCTGATGATTCTGTCGCAGCTCGACATGGGCGACAAGCTTGGTTCCAGTGCCGTCGCGCAGCAGTTGCTCAGCAACCTGTTAGGCTACGCTTCAACCTACAAACAGGAATTCCGCCAAGTCGCCCTGGTTGCGAGCAGCGCAGATCTAACGAAAGCCGCCGATGCTGCCGGACTTCAGTACACGACCAGCGGTGATGCACTCGCAGCGATTTCGGATGCGAAAATCAAGCTCGCCATCATCTCGGCGACACCAGCCAACCTCAAGCAACTTACGGGCAACATGGCGAAGGTCAACGCCTTCATGCAGCGCGGCGGCTACATCGTGTGGCACGGACTAACACCGGAAGGCTTGGAAGACTACAACAAGCTTGTCGGCGCGAACCACATGATTCGCCCGATGCGCCGCGAACGCGTGCAGTTCTCGACGCCGCGCAACCCCTTGATGGCGGGCCTGACACTCGGCGATGTCGTAATGCTTTCAGGTGAGCGCATTTTTGGCTGGGTTTCCGATGAATATGTAGCGGGCGACATCTTCTCACACCTCGTGGACTACGACGAAGCCGCGCCGTTCGGCACCACGGACAACTTCCTTTACAACAACGCGGTTAATGGCTTTGTTGGTTCGGACGGCTGGAAACAGATCAACGATTTTCCGATGCCCAAGAACGGCCCTGCGACTCTGGCCTTTACGCTATCCAAGCCGCAGACCATCACGGAGTTCGTTTGGGACGCCAGTGTCAACTACAATGCGACAACCAAAGTAGGCCTCGTCGTTGATGGAAAAACGCAGACGTGGGATGTGCCTGCCAACGGCGACGCGCAAACCCTGAAACTGAATCCGCCTCTGACCGGAACCAAGATTGAGTTACAGCTTCTAGACTCGGAAAAGCGCCCTGACAAGCGCAACGGCGATGGCAATTACATTGTCGGCATCGACAACATCTACCTCAAAACGGAGCGCCCCGCCGAGTTCTATCAGAAAGTCAAGCCGATGCTCAACGTCGGTGGCATGATGCACTATCCGCGCGGCGAAGGCGGCATGGTGTTGATGAACATCCTGTTCAAAGACACCGAAGCTGTGCCAATCAACGTGCAGAAGAAGCGCACCATCTTTGCAACCGTTTTACGTAACTTGCAGGCTCCGTTCGCCGGTGGCAAGACCATCATCGCGGGCGCAGGCTTGAACTACACGCCGGTCGATTTTGGCACCTTCTCGCAGAAGCTGACGCAGTTTCGCACCGAGCGTGGTTGGTATGGCGACAACAACCGAACCTTCAACGCCTTACCTCGTGGTGAGCAAAACTTCGCCGGTGTGAAGTTCAACGTCTGGGACTTCCCAACATCGCCGGTTCCGACTGCGATTATGCTCGGTGGCAACGGCATCCCCAACAACCCGCCACAGGAAGTCAAAGACATTCCTATTGGCAAGAAAGCCGACGCCTTGTTCTTCCTGCACACCGCGCGTATCGACCAGCGTCGTAACAACGATGAACTGCGTGATAACAAGAAGTTCGAGATGGCGCGTTACATCATCAACTACGCCGACGGCCAGAGCGTGACGGTTCCTGTGTATTCGGAAATCGACATCGAACACTACAGGCAGGAAACACCCAAGGTAATTCCCGGCGCGCAGCTGGCTTGGACGAGCAAGTACGAAGGTTCCAACGAGAGCGCGGTTGCTTACTCGAAGCAGTGGAACAACCCGCGTCCTGATGTCGAAATCAAGAGCATCGACATGACCTATGGCGCTGACAAACGCGGCGTTCCGGTCTTGCTGGCGATTACCGCAGCGACGGCTGGAAAGTAA
- a CDS encoding LamG-like jellyroll fold domain-containing protein has product MKNLKWNNLTVGVTTVSVAVSAMPSQAQTGQNAKAAYAWQQPQAQVLPNGDLKWSPQPFQFKAGASVRYIDYTAGDDNNAGTSKTSAWKHHPWDSQSTGVARTTRGAHTYVFKRGTIYRGTLKPGTDRGEAGNPIRLTSDPTWGTGDAQMYSSQAVTGWTRGAHPKMPNGGQVWMKEVDFLPRTLWMTANNGEATRLKLARMTNWNEPDPNDVMSQWPTWENPEWWKDNNKGHTMQVGDKELHLGIDTKNFTGTAEDYVGATVWTEWGIVMGSPYPAKVVGFDEKQKGVAFRGPWTFDKLENIIKGNRYYLEDKPQWLDEPGEFWVEKVGERGRIYLRLPGDVDPNTVTVEAGRHVNFLDATQLNHVDISGLTFRFSNVHWDFNDPQWSHPDIKGAVIRVLGSGDDIHIRNCRFEHVNIPLRLEALSGGNIGDVSVNDNVVRFTDHGAFYIDSGAPTGPATVRASRKNVEMLRNNLHHIGWRIVSGEHGHAVGITYPETSHVAGNFLHRIAGWGISVTGGKPYDQNGTVEAPLSRHLIHNNRVQDVLVKSNDWGGIETWNGGPFYIFNNIVINPVGFKNWIYNPGDPNSIGAFGHAYYLDGSFKNYLFNNIAQGRNNTLGTKNVNTTALQNVHSFENAFFHNTFYKFAEVTRQQDPGAARTRYLSNIIEDSSRLVLRHADPSEGRFDPNASHYKQGGNFAYDKLALHNNVFHNIKGKFGVFEETGVVYPTLDEMRASLQRVNPQAADIGIMTAKAPLVAPANGDFRPATGSAAVGMGSQVWVPWSLYATVGEWNFTRNNAKPSEVMDEHWFMTGNYKGREAFKSTPRYPLAGNNIFATNYEKGSLENWTEGALRLGGRDQFLTIENARLIGDDKARTVSMDTNNFLIETVLQTRAVTGTLVSKADAAAGYVLDLVGGKPRLRLTAGGATSTTLAPQSIADGKWHHLVAEVDRAKGVTLYLNGQKVNATTTGAMPTGSLVNSADFLVGGGPGQTGFVGAFDFLRLTRGTLADAQTTIAELHAWQFNGPQHADFAGTSRKTNNAAGALVRR; this is encoded by the coding sequence ATGAAAAATTTGAAGTGGAACAATCTCACAGTTGGTGTGACCACTGTGTCGGTGGCTGTCTCAGCTATGCCGTCGCAGGCGCAAACCGGGCAGAACGCGAAAGCTGCTTATGCGTGGCAGCAACCACAGGCGCAGGTGCTCCCTAACGGCGATTTGAAATGGTCGCCGCAGCCTTTTCAATTCAAAGCCGGAGCTTCGGTGCGCTACATTGATTACACCGCCGGCGACGACAACAACGCGGGCACTTCAAAGACAAGCGCATGGAAGCATCATCCGTGGGACAGTCAGTCAACAGGCGTGGCGCGGACTACTCGTGGCGCGCACACCTACGTTTTTAAACGCGGCACGATTTATCGCGGCACCTTGAAGCCGGGCACTGATCGCGGCGAAGCGGGCAACCCGATTCGCCTCACCAGCGACCCGACATGGGGCACTGGTGATGCGCAGATGTACAGCTCGCAAGCCGTAACAGGCTGGACACGCGGCGCGCACCCGAAAATGCCCAACGGTGGCCAAGTGTGGATGAAAGAAGTCGATTTCCTACCGCGCACGTTGTGGATGACGGCGAATAACGGGGAAGCCACGCGCCTGAAACTCGCGCGCATGACGAACTGGAATGAACCCGACCCCAACGATGTCATGAGCCAGTGGCCGACCTGGGAAAACCCGGAATGGTGGAAAGACAATAACAAAGGCCACACCATGCAGGTCGGTGATAAAGAACTTCATCTGGGCATTGATACCAAGAATTTCACCGGCACAGCCGAAGATTACGTCGGCGCGACGGTGTGGACCGAATGGGGCATCGTGATGGGCAGCCCGTATCCGGCAAAAGTCGTCGGCTTCGATGAGAAGCAGAAGGGCGTCGCATTTCGTGGGCCGTGGACTTTTGACAAGCTGGAAAACATCATCAAGGGCAATCGCTATTACCTAGAAGACAAGCCACAGTGGTTAGATGAACCCGGCGAATTCTGGGTGGAGAAAGTCGGCGAACGTGGGCGCATTTATCTGCGACTGCCCGGCGACGTCGATCCGAACACAGTTACGGTCGAAGCTGGTCGGCACGTCAATTTTCTGGATGCGACGCAACTCAATCATGTCGATATCAGCGGTCTAACTTTTCGTTTTTCCAATGTTCATTGGGACTTTAACGACCCACAGTGGTCGCATCCCGATATCAAGGGCGCTGTAATTCGCGTTTTGGGTTCGGGCGATGACATTCACATTCGCAATTGCCGTTTCGAGCACGTCAATATCCCGCTTCGTCTTGAGGCACTCAGTGGAGGCAATATCGGCGATGTCAGTGTTAACGACAACGTGGTGCGCTTTACCGATCATGGAGCGTTCTATATCGACTCAGGCGCGCCAACTGGCCCCGCCACCGTGAGGGCGTCGCGCAAAAACGTCGAAATGCTGCGCAACAATCTGCATCACATCGGCTGGCGCATCGTCAGCGGCGAACATGGACACGCTGTCGGCATCACCTATCCCGAGACCTCGCACGTAGCCGGCAATTTTCTGCATCGAATCGCCGGTTGGGGAATCTCTGTTACGGGCGGAAAGCCCTATGACCAGAACGGCACCGTGGAAGCGCCGCTGTCGCGTCACCTGATTCATAACAACCGTGTGCAGGATGTGCTGGTCAAAAGCAACGACTGGGGCGGCATCGAAACCTGGAATGGTGGCCCGTTCTACATTTTCAACAACATCGTCATTAATCCAGTAGGCTTCAAGAACTGGATTTATAATCCTGGCGATCCAAATAGTATTGGCGCGTTTGGCCATGCCTATTATCTGGATGGCTCGTTTAAGAACTACCTGTTCAACAACATCGCGCAGGGCCGCAACAACACCTTGGGCACGAAAAACGTGAACACGACTGCGCTGCAAAATGTGCACTCGTTTGAGAACGCGTTTTTCCACAACACCTTTTACAAGTTCGCCGAGGTTACTCGTCAGCAAGACCCCGGCGCCGCACGCACGCGCTATCTGTCGAACATCATCGAAGATTCGTCGCGTTTGGTGCTCCGCCACGCCGACCCATCTGAAGGCCGCTTCGACCCCAACGCTTCGCACTACAAGCAGGGCGGCAACTTCGCCTACGACAAGCTGGCGCTGCACAACAATGTGTTCCATAACATCAAAGGCAAGTTCGGCGTGTTTGAAGAAACCGGCGTGGTTTACCCGACACTCGACGAGATGCGCGCTTCGTTGCAACGCGTCAATCCACAGGCTGCCGACATCGGCATCATGACTGCGAAGGCTCCGCTGGTGGCACCCGCCAACGGCGATTTTCGTCCCGCAACGGGCAGCGCCGCCGTGGGAATGGGTTCGCAGGTTTGGGTGCCGTGGTCGCTTTATGCGACGGTTGGTGAGTGGAACTTTACCCGCAACAATGCCAAGCCTTCCGAAGTCATGGACGAACACTGGTTCATGACAGGCAACTACAAGGGTCGCGAGGCGTTCAAGAGCACTCCGCGCTATCCGCTCGCCGGAAACAACATCTTCGCGACGAATTACGAAAAAGGCAGCCTCGAAAACTGGACGGAAGGCGCGCTGCGGCTGGGTGGGCGCGACCAATTCTTAACTATTGAAAACGCTCGTTTAATTGGCGACGACAAAGCGCGCACCGTGAGCATGGATACCAACAATTTCCTCATCGAAACCGTGCTGCAAACGCGCGCCGTAACCGGCACTCTGGTCAGCAAAGCTGATGCGGCCGCGGGTTATGTTCTCGACCTTGTTGGTGGCAAGCCACGCCTGCGCCTGACTGCAGGCGGCGCAACTTCAACCACTCTAGCGCCGCAGAGCATCGCCGATGGCAAGTGGCATCACCTCGTCGCGGAAGTTGACCGCGCGAAAGGCGTCACGCTTTACCTCAACGGCCAGAAAGTCAACGCGACCACAACAGGTGCGATGCCTACGGGTTCGCTTGTGAACAGCGCCGATTTCCTGGTTGGAGGCGGGCCGGGACAAACTGGCTTCGTGGGCGCGTTCGACTTTCTGCGTCTCACTCGCGGCACGCTTGCGGACGCGCAGACCACGATTGCCGAGTTGCACGCGTGGCAGTTCAACGGCCCGCAGCACGCCGACTTCGCCGGCACCAGTCGCAAGACAAACAACGCCGCCGGAGCTTTGGTGCGGCGCTAA
- a CDS encoding alpha-L-fucosidase, giving the protein MLQDWFVDAKFGVFLHWGIYSAGKTSESWAFFMGQVGYEEYMAQAETFTAENYDPDAWARLFAEAGAKYAILTAKHHDGFALWPTKENKLNAVDSSPAGRDLIGPYCDALRKHGLKVGIYYSHLDWSHPDYASVLPKGAQPHDHANAHSNPFGYPQNGESPERWEKFLAFHRAQLKELCTLYKPDLLWFDGDWERDMEQWRFEELRDQLHEWAPGVVLNSRMGGHGDYGTPEQAIPISAPDGMWEFCVTTNDHWGYYEGDDNFKTPRQCIRMLAECAGMGGNLLLDIGPKSDGTIQEEQTEILRKVGRWSHQHAEALYGTQRGLPHGHFYGASTLSSDTTTLYLFLFDIPRDEIAIKGIRNEVKRVTVLGSGVELKHRKLGGAPWAHLPGVLWVDVPQDALDEDATVLKIELEGPLDLYTGAGDVVTFNH; this is encoded by the coding sequence ATGCTGCAAGACTGGTTTGTGGACGCGAAATTCGGCGTCTTTTTGCACTGGGGTATTTATTCGGCGGGCAAAACGTCGGAATCGTGGGCGTTTTTCATGGGACAGGTAGGCTACGAAGAGTACATGGCGCAAGCCGAAACCTTCACCGCCGAAAACTACGACCCCGATGCGTGGGCGCGATTGTTTGCCGAAGCGGGCGCAAAGTACGCCATTCTCACCGCCAAGCATCACGATGGCTTCGCGCTGTGGCCCACGAAAGAAAATAAGCTCAACGCCGTCGATAGCTCACCGGCGGGCCGCGACCTCATCGGGCCTTACTGCGACGCGCTGCGAAAGCACGGCCTCAAAGTCGGCATCTATTATTCGCATCTCGACTGGTCGCACCCAGACTACGCTTCGGTTTTGCCCAAGGGCGCGCAGCCGCACGATCATGCGAACGCACATTCCAACCCGTTCGGCTACCCGCAAAACGGCGAATCGCCAGAGCGCTGGGAAAAGTTTCTGGCGTTTCATCGCGCGCAATTAAAGGAGCTTTGCACGCTGTATAAGCCCGATTTGCTGTGGTTCGATGGCGATTGGGAGCGCGACATGGAACAGTGGCGCTTCGAGGAATTGCGCGACCAGTTGCACGAATGGGCACCCGGCGTGGTGCTGAATTCGCGCATGGGCGGGCACGGCGACTACGGCACGCCCGAACAAGCGATTCCGATTTCTGCGCCGGATGGAATGTGGGAGTTCTGCGTCACAACTAACGACCACTGGGGTTATTACGAGGGCGACGATAACTTCAAGACACCGCGCCAGTGCATCCGCATGCTGGCCGAATGCGCGGGAATGGGTGGCAACTTGCTGCTCGACATCGGTCCCAAAAGCGACGGCACCATTCAGGAAGAGCAAACCGAGATTCTGCGAAAAGTCGGTCGCTGGTCGCACCAACACGCCGAAGCACTGTACGGCACGCAGCGCGGCCTGCCGCACGGTCATTTCTATGGAGCCTCCACGCTGTCGAGCGATACGACCACGCTCTACCTTTTCCTCTTCGACATTCCGCGCGATGAAATCGCCATCAAAGGCATTCGCAACGAGGTTAAGCGTGTAACGGTTTTGGGTTCGGGCGTGGAGCTAAAACATCGCAAGCTGGGCGGCGCACCGTGGGCGCATCTGCCGGGAGTTTTGTGGGTTGACGTGCCACAAGATGCATTGGATGAAGATGCAACTGTGCTGAAAATCGAGCTGGAGGGCCCGCTCGACCTTTATACCGGCGCGGGCGACGTGGTGACTTTCAACCATTAA